The genomic region CGATGACGGAGGATCGCGGCTCGCTCGCCGGGCGGCGCGTGGTGGTCGGCGTGGCGGGCAGCATCGCCGCCTACAAGGCCGTCTCCCTGGTCCGCCTGCTGGCCGAGCGTGGCGCGGTGGTGGACGTGGCCATGACGCCGGCGGCGAAGCAGTTTGTTACGGCGCTGACCTTCGCGTCGCTCACCCATCGCCGCGTCGTCGACGACGTGATGGCGCTCGACGCCGACTCGCAGATCGCCCACGTCGAGCTGGCGGAGGGGGCCGATGCCATCGTCATCGCGCCTGCCACAGCCAACCTGCTGGCCGAGCTCGCCGCCGGCAACGCTGGCAATGCGGTGACCGCCATCGCGCTCGCCAGCCGAGCTCCGCTGGTGGTGGCGCCGGCCATGGATGCCGGGATGTGGACTCACCCCGCCACGCAGCGCAACGTCGAGACGCTGCGCGGCTTTGGGCACCTGATCGTCGAGCCGGAGGTCGGCCCGCTGGCCAGCGGGCTGACGGGCGTGGGGCGCCTGGCCGAGCCAGACATGATCGTCGAGGCGGTCGAGCGTCTCTTCGCCCGTGCCGGCGACCTGGAAGGGCTGCAGGTCGTGGTGAGCGCCGGCGGCACGCGCGAGCCGATCGACCCGGTCCGGTTCATCGGCAACCGCAGCAGCGGCAAGATGGGCGTTGCCATTGCCGAGACGGCACGCGATCGCGGCGCGAGCGTGACATTGATTGCCGGCGTGATGAGCGTCCCGCCCCCGCGCGGCGTGAACGTGGTGGATGCCACCAGCGCGGCCACCATGCGGCAGGCCGTGCTGCGTGCGGCCTCAGGAGCCGATGTCCTGGTGATGGCCGCGGCCGTGGCCGATTTCGCGCCGAAGCGGGCCAGCAGCAGCAAGATCAAGCGCGGTGGCGGCGACCTGCAGATCGACCTGGTGGCGAACCCCGACATCATCGCCGAGGTGGGCGAGATGGCCGACGGGACGCGCCCCTTCCTGGTCGGCTTCGCCGCGGAGAGCGACGAGCTGGAGGCCAATGCGCGCAGCAAGCTGCGCGACAAGGGCCTGGACCTGATCGTCGGCAACAAGGTCGGGGGGCCGTTCGACGCCATCGGCTCGGACGAGAACAAGGTGATCGTCTTCGGCGCCGAGGGCGTGCTCAGCGACTGGCCGATGCTCCCCAAGCGCCAGGTCGCCGAACGGC from Chloroflexota bacterium harbors:
- the coaBC gene encoding bifunctional phosphopantothenoylcysteine decarboxylase/phosphopantothenate--cysteine ligase CoaBC, whose product is MTEDRGSLAGRRVVVGVAGSIAAYKAVSLVRLLAERGAVVDVAMTPAAKQFVTALTFASLTHRRVVDDVMALDADSQIAHVELAEGADAIVIAPATANLLAELAAGNAGNAVTAIALASRAPLVVAPAMDAGMWTHPATQRNVETLRGFGHLIVEPEVGPLASGLTGVGRLAEPDMIVEAVERLFARAGDLEGLQVVVSAGGTREPIDPVRFIGNRSSGKMGVAIAETARDRGASVTLIAGVMSVPPPRGVNVVDATSAATMRQAVLRAASGADVLVMAAAVADFAPKRASSSKIKRGGGDLQIDLVANPDIIAEVGEMADGTRPFLVGFAAESDELEANARSKLRDKGLDLIVGNKVGGPFDAIGSDENKVIVFGAEGVLSDWPMLPKRQVAERLWDLIVDRYRKAHPPERPERPARSRRR